A DNA window from Candidatus Roseilinea sp. contains the following coding sequences:
- a CDS encoding monooxygenase, which yields MDYAHRYCIVGAGTSGLAAAKNLKQHGIPCDVFEKLDDVGGNWYYGKPGSSVYKSTHLISSKPGTEYTDFPMPKEYPDYPSHWQAHEYIKSYARHFGLYDLITFNTSVERIVPTDEHAASPLWDVTLSTGETRRYGGVIICNGHNWDPKWPDYPGHFDGLVLHSCQYKTPDVLVDKRVLVVGAGNSGCDIAVESAQNAKVTFHSTRRGYYYNPKYTFGKPSDQVNEFLLRLRVPLTLQRWLYSIILKLLVGLPQDYGLPKPDHKFFETHPIVNQLILYYVGQGDIKVKPDVAELRGDRVMFKDGSEEQIDVIIYATGFKITFPFIEKRYLNWKDGKPALYWHVFHPHYDNLFVIGLIQPDSGQWGLVDYQAQAVAKFICAQKHNPAKAEIMRRLKATAQQPRNRGIKYKDSTRHYVEVEHFSYREHLKKLIKKMA from the coding sequence ATGGACTACGCACATCGTTACTGCATCGTTGGCGCCGGTACATCGGGCCTGGCCGCCGCAAAGAACCTCAAGCAACATGGCATCCCCTGCGATGTGTTCGAAAAGCTCGATGACGTGGGCGGCAACTGGTACTACGGCAAGCCCGGCAGCAGCGTTTATAAATCCACCCACCTGATCTCGTCCAAGCCTGGCACGGAATACACCGACTTCCCGATGCCGAAGGAGTATCCCGACTACCCCAGCCACTGGCAAGCGCACGAGTACATCAAGAGCTACGCCCGCCACTTTGGCCTCTATGACCTGATCACCTTCAATACGAGCGTCGAGCGCATCGTCCCGACCGACGAGCACGCCGCCAGCCCGCTGTGGGATGTGACGCTCAGCACCGGCGAGACGCGGCGCTACGGCGGGGTGATCATCTGCAACGGGCACAACTGGGATCCGAAATGGCCGGACTATCCCGGCCACTTCGACGGCCTGGTGCTGCACTCGTGCCAATACAAGACGCCCGATGTGCTCGTGGACAAGCGCGTGCTCGTCGTCGGCGCCGGCAACAGCGGCTGCGACATCGCCGTCGAGAGCGCGCAGAACGCCAAGGTCACCTTCCACTCTACACGGCGTGGCTATTACTACAACCCCAAATACACCTTCGGCAAGCCCTCGGATCAGGTAAACGAATTCCTGCTCCGGCTGCGCGTGCCGCTCACGCTGCAACGCTGGCTGTACTCGATCATCCTCAAGCTGCTCGTCGGCCTACCACAAGACTACGGCTTGCCCAAGCCCGACCACAAGTTCTTCGAGACGCACCCCATCGTCAACCAGTTGATCCTCTACTACGTCGGCCAGGGAGACATCAAGGTCAAGCCGGACGTGGCCGAGCTGCGCGGCGACCGCGTGATGTTCAAAGACGGCAGCGAAGAGCAAATTGACGTGATCATCTACGCCACCGGCTTCAAGATCACCTTCCCCTTCATCGAGAAACGCTACTTGAATTGGAAGGACGGCAAGCCGGCGTTGTATTGGCACGTCTTCCATCCACACTACGACAACTTGTTCGTCATCGGCCTGATCCAGCCGGACAGCGGCCAATGGGGACTCGTGGACTACCAAGCGCAGGCCGTGGCGAAGTTCATCTGCGCACAGAAGCACAACCCGGCCAAAGCGGAGATCATGCGCCGGCTGAAGGCCACCGCCCAGCAACCGCGCAATCGCGGCATCAAATACAAGGACTCCACGCGGCACTACGTGGAAGTGGAACATTTCAGTTACCGCGAACACCTCAAGAAGTTGATCAAAAAGATGGCGTAA
- a CDS encoding NADP-dependent aldehyde dehydrogenase, with product MMPPQIAEIFQTMAYGPAPESAKPALAWLNARGRTFGQFIAGRWTQPDPSRLFDSVNPATGQPLARITQATQDEVDAAVAAARKAFTSWSRTPGHIRARYLYAMARHIQKHARLFAVLESLDNGKPIRETRDIDIPLVARHFYHHAGWAQLMDAELADYAPLGVIGQIIPWNFPLLMLAWKIAPALAMGNTVVLKPAEWTPLTALRFAEVCEAIHLPPGVVNIVTGDGQVGEMIVNHPGVDKIAFTGSTEVGKKIRAATAGSGKKLSLELGGKSPFIVFDDADLDSAIEGVVDAIWFNQGQVCCAGSRLLVQEGIAPRFYDKLRARMEKLRVGDPLDKAIDIGAIIAPPQLQKITRLVEQGIAEGATIWQPSWACPTEGYFYPPTLFTDVSPAATIAQVEIFGPVLVAMTFRTPAEAVALANNTRYGLAASVWSEDINLALDVAGKIKAGVVWINCTNLFDAASGFGGYRESGFGREGGKEGLYEYVKVKEPPRVENAQPRKRGRPAKAQVHPISSMPAAVLNLQNGIDRTPKLYIGGKQARPDSGYSRTIYGADGSAIGEVGAGNRKDIRNAVEAARAASSWGEHTAHARAQVLYYIAENLSARRAEFAARLIQQTGCSTSAAEGEVDAAMNRLFTFAAWADKHDGALRRTPFRALTLALNEPVGVIGIACPDEAPLLAPVTLMAAAIGVGNTIVLIPSERHPLSATDLYQVLDTSDVPGGVVNIITGARDELAQVLAEHADVDAMWYFGSAEGSAMIERASANNLKRTWVNYGQPRDWSTLTAAQQAEMLRQATQVKNIWAPYGA from the coding sequence ATGATGCCCCCTCAAATCGCAGAGATCTTCCAGACGATGGCCTACGGCCCGGCGCCGGAGAGCGCCAAGCCGGCGCTCGCCTGGCTGAATGCGCGCGGTCGCACCTTCGGCCAGTTCATCGCCGGCCGCTGGACGCAGCCCGACCCCAGCCGCCTGTTCGACAGCGTGAACCCGGCCACCGGTCAGCCCTTGGCCCGCATCACCCAAGCGACTCAAGACGAAGTGGATGCCGCGGTCGCCGCGGCGCGCAAAGCGTTCACGTCGTGGTCGCGCACCCCCGGCCACATACGCGCACGCTATCTCTACGCCATGGCGCGTCACATCCAGAAACATGCGCGGCTGTTCGCCGTCCTCGAATCGCTGGACAACGGCAAGCCCATCCGCGAGACGCGCGACATTGACATCCCGCTGGTTGCGCGCCACTTCTACCATCATGCCGGCTGGGCGCAGTTGATGGACGCCGAGCTGGCCGACTACGCACCGCTGGGCGTGATCGGGCAGATCATCCCGTGGAACTTCCCACTGCTCATGCTGGCGTGGAAGATCGCGCCGGCGCTGGCGATGGGCAACACCGTGGTGCTCAAACCCGCCGAGTGGACGCCGCTTACCGCGCTGCGCTTCGCCGAGGTGTGCGAAGCCATTCACCTGCCGCCCGGCGTGGTCAACATCGTCACCGGCGATGGTCAGGTGGGCGAGATGATCGTCAACCACCCCGGCGTGGACAAGATCGCCTTCACCGGCTCGACCGAAGTGGGCAAGAAGATCCGGGCTGCAACCGCCGGCAGCGGCAAGAAACTCTCGCTCGAGCTGGGCGGCAAATCGCCTTTCATCGTGTTCGACGACGCCGACCTGGACAGCGCAATCGAGGGCGTGGTGGACGCGATTTGGTTCAACCAAGGGCAGGTGTGCTGCGCCGGCTCGCGCCTACTGGTGCAAGAAGGCATCGCGCCCAGGTTCTACGACAAGCTGCGCGCGCGGATGGAGAAGCTGCGCGTCGGCGACCCGTTGGACAAGGCGATAGACATTGGGGCGATCATCGCGCCGCCGCAGTTGCAAAAGATCACCCGGCTGGTCGAACAAGGCATAGCCGAAGGCGCAACGATTTGGCAGCCGAGCTGGGCCTGTCCGACCGAGGGGTACTTTTATCCCCCCACCCTGTTCACCGACGTATCGCCTGCGGCGACCATCGCTCAGGTGGAGATCTTCGGGCCGGTGTTGGTGGCGATGACCTTCCGCACGCCCGCAGAGGCTGTTGCATTGGCCAACAACACGCGCTACGGCCTGGCCGCCAGCGTGTGGAGCGAAGACATCAACCTGGCGCTCGACGTGGCCGGCAAGATCAAAGCCGGCGTGGTGTGGATCAACTGCACGAACCTGTTCGATGCGGCGTCCGGCTTCGGCGGCTACCGCGAGAGTGGCTTTGGGCGCGAAGGCGGTAAAGAGGGGCTCTATGAGTACGTCAAAGTCAAAGAACCGCCGAGGGTGGAGAACGCACAACCGAGAAAGCGAGGACGACCTGCTAAGGCCCAGGTCCACCCCATATCCTCGATGCCTGCCGCGGTGCTCAATCTCCAGAATGGGATTGACCGCACGCCAAAACTCTACATCGGCGGCAAGCAAGCGCGGCCCGATTCCGGTTACAGCCGCACGATCTACGGCGCGGATGGGAGCGCGATCGGCGAAGTCGGCGCGGGTAACCGCAAGGACATTCGCAACGCTGTGGAGGCAGCGCGAGCTGCTTCGAGTTGGGGCGAGCACACAGCACACGCCCGCGCGCAGGTCTTGTATTACATCGCCGAGAACCTGAGCGCGCGCCGAGCAGAATTTGCCGCGCGGCTGATCCAACAAACCGGATGCAGCACAAGCGCCGCCGAGGGTGAAGTGGATGCTGCTATGAACCGGCTATTCACCTTCGCGGCATGGGCGGATAAGCATGACGGCGCATTGCGCCGCACCCCCTTCCGCGCGCTCACATTGGCCCTCAACGAGCCGGTCGGCGTGATCGGCATCGCCTGCCCGGACGAAGCGCCCCTACTGGCACCGGTCACGCTGATGGCGGCAGCGATCGGCGTGGGCAACACGATCGTGTTGATCCCCTCAGAACGACATCCGCTGTCGGCGACCGATTTGTATCAGGTGCTCGACACCAGCGACGTGCCAGGCGGGGTGGTCAATATCATCACCGGCGCGCGCGATGAGCTGGCTCAGGTGCTGGCCGAACACGCCGATGTGGACGCGATGTGGTACTTCGGGAGCGCAGAGGGCAGCGCGATGATCGAGCGCGCCTCGGCGAACAACCTGAAGCGTACGTGGGTGAACTACGGCCAACCGCGCGACTGGTCCACGCTCACCGCCGCGCAGCAGGCCGAGATGCTGCGCCAGGCGACGCAGGTGAAGAACATCTGGGCGCCCTATGGGGCCTGA